Below is a window of Phocoena sinus isolate mPhoSin1 chromosome 2, mPhoSin1.pri, whole genome shotgun sequence DNA.
AAGGGAACATTGTCGGAAAGGAAATAGCTTGGGATTGAACCCtatgattttattgttttcacaGAAAATGCAATAACTCCTCATTGACATCAACTACCCAGTTGCAAGAAGAGTATACCTTCTGCTTTGTTGAGACGCAGATGAAGCAATTAGTAAGAAGTCATCATCACCCAAGAGGAAAATGAATTCGGAATAAAATTTTTCCAGTTTAAATGTCTGTTGAGAGGCTCTTATCTTTGAaaggcacatttaaaaaaaagttttttgataAAGAACATGCATTCAATAGAATCCTTTGAAGGCATTCTATCAAACTCAGGTTATGTAGTCTACCAGTATCTCAAATCActaatcaaaacaaacaaaaatagatcaTGAAAAACACCACAGCCAGTTTCATACAGTCTTAAGGATAGAACTAAATTAATTGTTCTTCAAATTACACATTTTGACAGATACGTTTAttataaagtctttaaaataaaaatgcatgtttGGTGAAAAGTTAGTATAGCTGTCATTCATATTTtgtcatactttaaaatataaaagtaaagaatggcattattttttaccATTTGTAACATGATGTAACTGACCAGCTGGTTTGTAATTctcattattataattatcacaATTCATTGCTATGTCAAAGTTGATGCTGTGATGTAGATGAAATGAAGTACCATTAGTTTAGCCTATTACATGACATTGTAATGCACCATGCATTTTTCAAATctcttaaagaaaatttaatggcAGGCCAAACTTCTAACCTACTAAGTGCTATGAAtcacataaaaccagaaaaaattttaatccagGGATACATGGCATACTGTAATTCATAATAGAACTAAAAAATAGgtagcaggaaaaaaagaaaaagaaagaaagcagggctAGGTATGTATATAATGCATGTAAGAGAagactcagatttttaaaaagcacaaaagttatgttatttttaaataatgtgtattcAATGAGTATTTAATATAATCCTACAAATACGAAGGGGCTATTATTACTACTGAAAAGTAATAACATTGGGCATGATTTGACACTTCTGGTAACATTGGTGAATTTCAGTACATAAGATGCCATGTTTTTTAGGACGcactattattttatatatcactACACAGAAATGCTgctaattataattaaaatatcctGATtgcagagatgttaaaatgtggagAAACAATCATCTCTGAACTGATGAAAAAAAGTAATGCTTCTAATTAATTGGGATCAACTACTGGCAGTAGGAGATTACATGATATAATCTTTCTCCCAGGAAATTAAAAGCTCCATTGCCTAATGCCTTCCTacgaaagaacaacaacaacaaaatattgcCATCAATTACACTTAAAATGTGttatcaaaaaggaaaaggaggaatacATTGGAGATTTCAACTCATAAACAAAAAAGTATTAGGAAAAGGAAGGCAGTTGGTGAACATGTAAGTGCTTTAAGGTTGTCATTATTATAACTAATATTAAAGAAGGGAATACTTAATTTACATTTCACATATGCTGactgttaaaaaatttttgcatttttatccaTTGCCTTTCAATTACAGTAACTAAACATTTGCTCTGGAGTGAAAAACATTGATTCTAAGTATGCTCGTTTATATAAGTTATCCAGAACCCatttaagttatatattttaacttattaCCATATCAATAAAGTTGATTGCTTTGCAGTTCTTCTGATTTACCCCTTTGTTCTTGGTACTCATCTGCAATTTCTCAAACATTTAATCAAAATTACTTTTTGAAGTACCAGCCGGTTCTCATGAACTTCCGAAGCCTTGTGTATTCTTACTGTGTGAAAGGTTATGGAAAGACTTTAGTATTTTATGAATGTTTAGTAGTAGAACTGAATCTTTTGCTTACAGCAGTTTCTTTGTGCAGGGTTACTTAGGAGAAAAGACTTGATTATTTTCCTGGAAAGGACACATGTATATCCAAATATGCtgaatgtagatttttttttttgttttttgcaaaagCCTCACTCAAAGATCAGGGAAAGAAGGCGGCAATGAGTTAAGCCTCTCTTTTGATCTAGAACATTTTCAATGATATTATCAGAAATGAGTACGCAGAAAATCAATTTCAAAATATGATCCGCTAATATGGGATAGTGAAGAGAAGTGGTTAGTTGCCACATAAAATGGAAGTCAAGGTGAAGGGAGATTTAGTAAATGTTAAGCTAAGTGCCttgaatatttttactttaatctcTTTGGTTTGATAAAATAGATGGGTGActataattttgaaattctttcaaTATGCCTGATTTGTTCCAGTATGttataaaattcatttctttattctgcttaatTTAAAGAACATGGCTTAGCTCAATTCTACCATTACCTGGATATTCAGACTGGTTCCCTCTTTAACTATGAAAATACACATTAAATTCCAAGTtcatatttgtttcatattttactttcaaaagtttgacttttttttacaaCTATTACAAATAAGGGAGAGTGCATCAGAGATTTCCTATCAAAATTTCTTCCTGCAGACATTAAATTATATGAAGCACTGAAGATTTATCCCATGGAGACATAACCAATAAATTGTATAACTAGTCTCATTTTGGTGATAAGTGAACATCGTTCAACAAACACACATACTGCTTTTCATACCTTACCTGGAAAGAGGCTTTATTGAACATAGctgtaaaattatcttttaagttGGATTACTGAATTTGCACAAACATTtctacagaattattttttttaaaaaatcaagctgTGTCATTTTTCCACTACATTTTGTTGtgctttttatattaatatttgcaaatgttataATTTAATACTTATATCCCAATTACTTGcataatcagtttttttttaatcctgggGTGTTGAAAGAACATATAATAATATTCTTCTTTAGAcaaaagtctttttaaatgaagttaaaagctgagataatttaaggaaaaagatCTTCAAATTTTCATAACCAACAGGTTTAAGTGAAATTTACAATGCATTGGAAAACTGGCTGGTTAAAGGTATGATTTGTCCTCAGGTAGCTCAAAATCATTtttacaggtttttgtttttttgtaaaagtgttttttaatcttggtaaaataataaaataatatttcacaattttcaCAGAGTCTGACTAAAGGGCAGAGGCATATTACCCTCAGTGTCTAGAATAAAGCCAGATTTTTTCAGGCCCAGTTCCACTGTAGAGTTTGTATGTACTGCAATCACAAACATTTTCTTGTTCCCTCTAAAGCTAGGGCCAATTTCATTTCAAATGGAGGTTAGAGTAAAAAATCACTCCTGTTTTACCACCTTCTGCGCTAAGTATTATCTTAACAACCTTTTGCTCTGGTTGACCCATTTaataacctggaagaaaaaagtgTTGCTCCCATGTCTGGTCTCAATGGAAGTTATTTTCTAATGGACAATAAGCCGAAAGGCCATGGCTGTCTAGGAGGTCAAACAACAAATATCTTGTCTGCATGGGCTTACGCAGCAGCTTCGGTCCTTTCTTCTTCAGAAGCGGCTTCGTTGTCTTGCCTGTAATTTGCACAtttaggctctgtagtttgtttATAAAACAGTTTTACACAAACCACTCTTAGCAGTGCAAACTTCTGAGTTGAAAATTATTCAGGCTTGTTTCATTGAAGGCACTTGGTTTCCATGGCGATTTATAAAAGATGATGGTTTGGTTTCTTCATTGGAACAGATGACTTAGTTTGGGTGTTCAAGTGGCCGCAAGCAAACTCCGATAAGCCTGTGTAATATGTAAGCCCAGGTTTACCATCCTGGATAGTAGTGCATGCAGAAAGAGACAGCATACAGTTATCTAGTTTAGCCATGggaggaaaacaaataataataataaaggtggGATGGGGATAaggtggggaggaagaagaatGTTGTAAATAATTCTGAGTTCAGGTTATTTTCAAGGAATGGTAACAGCCAAAGGTAAAAGGGcctacatttatttaattctctatGCAAAACCttctcaaaaggaaaataaatgccaGCTCTTCACGTACCCTGTTTACAGTGAGGTTTTTGTTGGCAGGCCATTAGGTTTCCATGGTAACAAGCAAACTATTCATTTGAAACAAAACCAGCCATGACTTTGTGCTTTGACAAGGATttctatagcttttttttttttttttttttctcgagTTCAACCAGATGATCAGATGACGCTGTAATCTTTTTAGCCACAAAAGCACCTGAAGGTCTCTTCTCTACTCAGgtcaagattttcttttatttgtagtGCGGAATAAGTTATATTTCCATGATGTCTTTTTATCCCCAGtgcttaaaaaatttgtttttattattttattttgagtcaGTAGTCAGTGGAGGAATCTTTggtagtttgttttttcaatGTCCATTTACAAAGACTCTTTCTTCATGCCAGTGCCTGGTGAATCTTTTATAGCCTCTGCCAGGGTAAGGTCACCTTCGAGGACTTAAGATAGAGATGAGGACGATAACCGGAAAAAGCCATATATGTACTAAAATTCCAACAGCACCATCAACGGAATCTAAAGACAAGGGAAGTAAATGCcaagaaatcattaaaaaggaGAGTAAGTATTCCATGTAGCTACCAATACAACTTCggtgaacaaataaaacaattttagtatatggaagatatttttggaaaacacttgttttttggtttgttttatttatcagcTTCACTTCCAAGacaagtgaaaaggaaaataacttgaaTATATGGTGagacatttgataaaattaaaatatcttcagATTTTAAATTGATATGCTATGCTACGAAAACCTGTTCAGAAGATATTTATGTGAGTCTATGGCTGAGCTCAACCTCAGAGTTCTGCTAGCCACATGAAGGCATGCACACATAGAAAATTCCCCAAAATCTAAAAgttcagcttcatttttttttttaaagctttcagaaatgtttaaGCTTAAAGACCACTGAGAGAAAAACTACCCTTTATGAAAACCTGGTAGGGATTGTTATGGGTGGAGAAATTAACTACTGCAAACAGTGGATTATACATATCAGGATCAGTCTATTATCTAGAAATTGGGTAAATAATTTTCTCCttagtgtaatttttaaaagtgctatGAAGTCCATTCTAACTAAAAAATCTCTTTCACCAATCTGCCTTGAGATTCCTACTGTAGCTGGTATTTCGAGTAAAATTCATGTACAGATGATACCTCTTAGAAGGTATAGCTTACCTAGGAGGACTAACATAGGCAAGCCCAATAATTCATTAACCTACCTTAAGTTACAAAATGGCTCTCACCTAGGAGTGAGCTGGGTTTTGAAAATGAGAGACAAACAGTCTCAGCTTTTGATAGTGTGGCCATAGTACTACATTTACTACTGGAGAGGGGGTGGAAGCCTGAGAAGTTTAGGAAGAGGCCTTTGGCCTCCACGCTGGTTTGTACTTAGAATTTAACATTAATTTAATATTCCACAAACACTATTCATCAAAATGGACTTAATAAGTTATAGTCAAAGAGATACAAATGTAGCAGAGTATTTTCTCataccaaagaaaatatttttgttcaattAGAATTGTTTCCTCTGATTTACAGAGGCTAAATAAAAATACCTCCAATAAGTATAGATATATCTTACTTGAAATAGTCACACTTTTTCCTGGATTTAGTAGtttaagagaagaaaactgattatgaaaatgttctattgTATAACAATAAAGTGCCTATGGGTTTTCATAGTCATTTCACTGTGGCTACAtttctgctttctcctttttGGGGAGTAAATTATGTTCTCTTGCTTTCCTCATTTGGAAAGTTTAATTCTATTTATACTAATTTTCAGTGatttaattatcaaaatgtaAGATTTCTTTATCAGATGGTAACTATCTTCAGTTAATATAGTGTGTGTTACTATCACTGATTCATGTTGTGAAATTCAAAAGAAATCCCTTTTTCCTCTGAGAAGAATGCTTGCTTTTCTGTGCATTTGACAAACTTACTTCATTTGGATATAGCTGCtggttttctaaagaaaaattagCCAGACACAGGGAGAAACTTTTACTAAAATTGTTACTTGAAATGCTAAGTGTAATGACAAGAAGGTGAAAACTATGAGCAAAATGGCTCATTGTTATGTACAATCTTAGTTTTTGTCTCCtaacaatgtttaaaaatgtcagtTCATATGAGCAATCACTGGGTAGTTGTACAAATGACTTTCAACATCCAGACTGATATAATTTCTCACTAACTGTACTCAATTAACAAAGACCCTGATTTGCTATAGACTTATACAAAGTGGATTTTCATGCTCTTTTTGTAAGTGCTaaataattgagttatttgtatgtatttagTTTGATTGAAACCTCTTTAAATGACCACAAAATTAAAGATTCTAGGTGGCCCTACGAAAATCCTTCAACTAAGAAGAATTTTTCATAAGTATAATTTTAGATTTCTCACCTTCACATGAATAGTACAATGAGGATTTTAAGAAACAGCCCAACACATAATTCTGATGCTTttttgcattatttataattttttatttatagctCTTTTACTAAAAATGGATTTTTGGTGAAAAACATACAATTTGAAGATATCATTATACCATAATATTCAAACCAGAATAAAAAGTGAAACCAAATTACTAAACAAGATTGTGAGGCAGGTATAAGGAGATTAATTATACCAGCAAAGAATTAGGCTGCTCCATTACTTAATATATATACTAAGGCTCTTCACAATATTGAATCTGTTAAAATGGTTGGCAAAAGTTAGACCTACAAAATACATTCATAAACTCGGAGGAATAAAAACAGCCATGGCTATATAAATGTGTGCTGAGTATATAGATTagccaaatattttaataaaagtgaaaaaaccctctgaaattaataatataaattaagaatattttaaaatcttaattaaaaacCAAAGTGTGCTTGCCTTACATAGACCTAaatcaaaattacttttattttaggtCAAATAACTGAGTTCAAATGCCTACCATCAGATTTaatactttgattttaaaatataattaaaattttagggTCTCATGcataggaaatttttaaataaactaaaaataaattagtttttaacAATTAGACCTCATTAGTTTGTCATTACGTTACTTTAACATCACACCAACTGATCCAAGAAGAGACACTTACTCTTAGTCGTTAAGTCTTGTTTTGCACATTCTCCTTCTGCAATTGATACATCATCAATGGCAATGTCACCTTCTATGCCAGGACCTCGAATACCTTCAAAAATGAGctacaaatatgaataaaacaaacCTAAATGTAGGGCTTTGATGTGCAGATGAATTTTTATTGAGAAATCGAGGAAACAAACCTAAAACTGACAACAATCCTGGCATCATTTATTATTGATGGCCTTCAGAATTCTTACTTGCAAAAAACATAAACTTTCTCAACAAAACCAATAGGATTTTCCTTGTATAGCATAGTTTTCCATATGACAAGCTCTGtgtcaattttaaaacaaaactaaacttaaCTGAATAAAAGCAGCTACTATTACAAATCGTATCACTTTTTGTTTTCAGAGGTAAAGAAAagtttttctctgaaatatttcTCTGAAATAGATTCCCTCCAATGTTTTCTAAACATATCCCATAACACTGgttttctagaaatattttatggATGAATGAGTTCCGGTTTCACTGCGACAGTATTATGTTTAATGAAGCACAGAGCAAGGGTTTACCATCTCTGTAAAACTGTTTGATCTCTTGCAAATACAGTGAATAAATTCATCATATTCCCCATATGCTTTGTTTCTAAACCCTTGAAGATATTTATGGGTTTACTTATGTTGAGTGTTTTAGCGGCAGACCTTTGAATTTCCAGTAtctagaacagtgtttggcactGAGGTAAGACATTAGTGTTGAAAGAATAGATGAATGAAATAAGTCTCCATTTAACACTAAATTCtagatacaaggtcaatataagGACAAttagcaagttttttttttttttaaagaagatgttgggggtaggagtttattaattaattaatttatttttgctgtgttgggtcttcgtttctgtgcgagggctttctctagttgtggcaagcgggggccactcttcatcgcggtgcgcgggcctctcactatcgcggcctctcgttgcagagcacaggctccagacgcgcaagctcagtagttgtggcttacgggcctagttgctccgcggcatgtgggatcctcccagaccagggcttgaacccgtgtcctctgcattagcaggcagattctcaaccactgcgccaccaaggaagccccaattagcaaatttttatttcatttttatagaaataagaGTCTTCTAAAATTTTGTCTTATATCACAATTACTCCTTGCTTCCAGTAaaaccttttaattcttttgatacTAAAAAATAACCTATGCATGTAGTGATTATATTCCCAGAAAAATTTCTACATACCAAAATGAAATACCTACTTTGTTTTTTCCGAAGAAAAATTAGCCTAATAACTGTTTTCAACATCAAACTAATGTGTGCATTTTAATACAATTTCTAGTCTATTTCACTGCAACAAATTGGAGTAAAAGTCTGTTTTTATCAATgccaaaatttttgtttttcaaagtatcTTAATATGACTCCTTAAAGGCAAATTTGTGATGAATTTAAGAGAACTTACACTACTTTTGTGAAGGCTACCATTGTTCTCTGATATGCTATCATAATTTTATCAATCGAAATCTCTAAGTAGGAGAGTAGAGGCATTAGTTACCACCTTTTGTATTGAGTCCTTTCCCCCACTTAAATATGGTCTATAAGAATAATTTTCATGATAGGAAAAAATTTGATAAGAGAAaaagatttgggaagtttttattattatatttaatttgtgtAGAGAGGGTTTCCTGCTTACCTATGTTGAGATAAGTATGTTAATAAAGAGTGTCCAAAACCATTTCTTTGAAAGGCATCCAATTTGTCTTGTCACTGAAgccaaaataaaatggcaaaccagagttaaaatatttagaactaaaTTGGCAGTATATGAATTCTCCATCCTCAGATGGAATCAGGAATGAAGCATTAATTTGGCTGCCTGGAAATGATAACTTGCATTTGACTTACGGTGGTGTTTTGGAAGGTATCTGGGTAGTGGCTACACAGCCCTCAGAGGACTATTTAAATTGCAagagagaagatttaaaaaaaaaaaatgaatggtatAAAAATTCAAGAGCACTGaatttggaaaaggagaagtcattttaatggctgcagaATAGTCCATGTCATGGATgcaacaaaatttatttaaccagcaTGTATTGTTATTGTtagacattaaaattattttcagttattctGAACAAGGCTGAGATGAACAAGGCTGAATTTCATCTGATTATTACACACAATTATTATATGGTTCTTTAGGGTCATTATAAATTGCCCCTATCAGCAGTCTATCTGTGAGAAGGCATCGCCTTTTTCCTAACCATGGGTTTTTAAgtatttgggtattttttttcctttttttgacaTGTGCTGCTTACCTGGTAGAGAATCAATGTTAAGAGTAAATCAATAGTATTCCCACCCCCTTCTTAGTTTCAGTCATGTGATGCTGAGTCTTCTCTCCTGAAGATAACAACATGAATGGAATGTTATCTTGGAGAAAGTCAGAACTCAAAGATTCATGCTGTAAGAGTCTGATTccacaaaatcaaatattttccacCATGCCCCCAAGACTAATACTTTACTTAATGAAAGTGGAGGGCTGTCatcacaaatttttcttttacgCAGTTCTTTTAAAggactgaatggaagaaaatgtagatttctcCCTCCCAGTCAAGTTTAATTCTGGAAGGAAGCAGGAATAAGAATGTGTTAGTCAGAAAAAATTTGGTATGGTGAAGAGGAAACCTCTTCAAACACcaagagttttaattttaagagatggagtagaaagagaaagggagtaAACACTGCTTGTACAACAGAATACAGGGTTTGTAATGTGGCCATGGCAAAGATAAGAGGATTGCATTCCAGTATGATTTGTGTGCGAAGTGAGATGTTGGTGAAAAGGCTAATACGGGTAGGTTAGAATGTTCTGCACCTGCTCACACTTGAAATCTAAAGAGATGAAGCTGAAGTCATAATCCTTGCATTGGGAAGGATGCTGGAGGAACACGCTTGAGAGACATGGATTTTTCCATCTTAGGTATGTAGAGGTGAGTAGACAATAAAATTATCCacagtttttcttatttaaagtacacaattattttcacttaataaGTTGCTGTTACCTGGAGATAAGTGTCAATATAAAAtaatggcattattttaaaattcaaaattaaaatgtctaaatCATCAAAATCATTCCTGAACCTTTCAAAGCTTCTTTCCCTGGAATGATCTTGCCATTGCTCAAAGCATTTCAAAACTTCTGTTACTGACTTTAAAGTATTAAACATTCCTACttttcctattaattttctttttctttccttctttctgcctcGCTGTGCAGCTTGATCAAAAACCCAAGGTTGAACCTAGGCTTGTGCTAAAAACAAAAGTCTTGAAGCAGCGAGGTTGTGAAGGATGCTGCCACCCTTCTTTTGTGGTCAGATTGAGAGGGAGTGTTGGGGAGACTTTGGTGGTAAACATCAGAGAGTAGACTGACGGATGGAATTTAATATGTGTGCTGCCTGCCTACTGGCAACATGTTGACCGCAAATGTGTAGTTGGCTGaacagcagaaatacaaatcaacaaAAGTTGAATTGTCTTATGTACAGAGGGCTGCCTCTATCTAGAACATTCTTTTATATGAATACTTCATCCCTCGGTGATCCTGATGAAGTGTTACAGTAATAAAAGCTGATTGATTTGTAAATctattatttacatttatctGCACAACTATAGATAATACAGTTTGTCTCTGAATAAAGCAATTTGATTACTTTCCAAGCATAGCAGTGTTTTAGTTATTGTgtagaaataaatcagagaattaGTAGTAGTTATTACTGGGAtgataaaaataacttttgacaATCAAACTCTTGGCACAGTTATATAATTggtacttttaatatatatttgaaatcttaTGATGATAGGGAATCCAATCCAATAGGCTAGAGAAATACCGTAGTCTTCCTCAGGGTCCTATTTgaacatgaagaaagaaaaaggtactgCGTAGTTGTTGTcttgtttccttttaatttccacAGAAGCTTTGTTATTGGGAAGATATAGATTGTTTTTTAACTCATTTGACtcatacaaagaaatatttattgcattgttctGTTTATGCTCTTAACTCCAACTAGAATTATTATAACACGATTTTATAGATTCTAATAGACTTATAAACGGCTTTGAGATGAAGACCTAGAGGGATATTTTCTCCTTATATTGTTTTTGACTATGAGAtagataacagaaataaaatgcataggtattaaatttaaataatgtacCTTGGCCAAACTttcaagtgcttttaaaaataaatccttggTGACAAACATCTTTTTTCTCAAATACAAAGATGAGAAACTATAACAGTCCATTATAATATGATGTATCTCAACTTGGAAGATGTGATCTGTATGCAATGAAAAAAGTCTGAATTACATTCACTCAGAGAAGAAACACTCTCTAGTTTAATAGATtaaatatgtcatattttaatgAAGTACCATCATGATTCTGACTACAATTACATTACAAGGATAAGACtatgttcttttcctcttcaatACTTCTGAAATGCATTTGGCTTAATTGCCTTGAAGACCGAATTAATGGCATCTAGATTCTCAGGGAGAAAATGTTGACGTTTAGGTCTCCTAAAAAGAGTGTTCAAATTGTGCAAAACCTGTTCTTCTCACATAATCACACTGATCTTACTTAAAATGGTTTCCCTTAACTGAAACAAGTTTAAAATTGTAACGTTTTCACAGTGTGTGCCTGCAATTCAGCAAATTTAATATGCAAGAAATACTGCATGATCAGAAAATTAATTCCTGGTGAGTAACTGCAAGTGGGAGTTTAAAAAATGTACGTGAATTTCTGTATTAGAATTACACTACACAAAACTATTTCAATTCTTCAATTGACagtttcttacatttatttataatgctTTAAAGCATGTAGATATAGATGTCAATATATAGGGAGATACAGATGATGCTGTAAAGGTTTATGTTCAAATATAATTTCTCAGAAAGGGAGGAAGAGCTACATGTAGCACTAATGAGTAAAAGTAAATGGGGAGTCAAAGACTACAACACACTTCTGATGATGACTCAACATTAATAGTGcctctgcaaatgttttctttctgacAAGAGACATCGCTTCTGATCATTACTGCTAAGGCAAAGCCAAAGTCTTGGAATGCAGTTTGAAAACTGACAGTGTACATCACTTGGAAAAACTTTAAGATgtgaataaatttgaaaatagctattaacattaataattttacctttattttattactgGTTCAGCAAATAATTAAactatcctttatttttatttttattttttccctcttaccTGTAAAGAGCAGAACTATCCTTAACCAGTACAGAAGAGATTTGAAGAGAGGTAACATAATAAACCAGGTGAGTAGCCTAagcttt
It encodes the following:
- the LOC116748622 gene encoding MAM domain-containing glycosylphosphatidylinositol anchor protein 2-like → MKCVLNVYLRLKGQTMIENPLWSSSGNKGQRWNEAHVNIYPITSFQLIFEGIRGPGIEGDIAIDDVSIAEGECAKQDLTTKNSVDGAVGILVHIWLFPVIVLISILSPRR